The sequence below is a genomic window from Nostoc flagelliforme CCNUN1.
ACCTTACTTAACTTTGGCAGAAGGCGAAGTTACAAGGCATAAGCATCGCATTACTGAGGGAAATGCCGAATTATACGAGAAAGATAGCACACTCTATTTGCGTGTGTTTTCCGAGTTGGCATTGCTTGCCCATGAGGAGCATAAAGCTATTTCTATTCCCCAAGGTGATTGGATGGTGAAAATTCAACGGGAATACGAGCCTGAAGGTTGGCGATATGTCGCTGATTGAGAAGTTAACGCCTGAGCAAGAGGCTTTAATTCTAGTTTATCGGGAAAAGTGGAGAGCGATCGCGCTTTCAACTGAGCGAATTGATCGTGAAAAAGCGGCAAAAGCGGTAAAAGCTGCCTATATTGCAATTGACTTTGACATTTAGTACTCAAGTAAACGAAGAAGCAGATAATTTTTCGTGGTGGATTGAAATTCAACTTCATGACTGTTTTCAACCAGAAAATTACAGTAATTTGATGAGTGGTTTTGATTTCTGTGTCTCTGTTTTGAACATTGTTCATCGTCAACAGGAATGGAGAGTATTTCAATCCTTAATTCAAGAATGTGGTTGGTTATTTGCGTATGATGACATTTGTATTATCTGCGATCGCCCCCTTCACCTGCGCTTCGACAATCAAAATCGCCTCCATGCTGAAGGCGAACCAGCCATTGAATTTATTGATGGATATAGCCTCTACTCCTACCACGGTGTAACCTTGCCTGAAAAATACGGTAAAATCCACCCGCAGCAATGGCAATCTCAATGGCTTTTAACAGAGGAAAACGCCGAACTACGGCGAGTGTTAATTCAGGGTATTGGTTACGCTAGAATTTGCCAAGAATTACAAGCTATTGAATTAGATTTTTGGAAAGAATATACTCTATTAAAAATAGATAATGATGTCGATGAAGAACCAATTTACTTATTAAAAATGACTTGCCCTAGTACAAGCTTTATTCATGCCTTGCGAGTTCCACCAAATATGAACTCAGCGCGTGAAGCAATTTGCTGGGTAAATTGGGGAATTGATCCAGAAGAATTTACTGTGCAAACATAATTGCTTAAAGGACTTTCCCCATTTAGAACCCAATACAGTTCAGTTAGCGTAAAA
It includes:
- a CDS encoding DUF6745 domain-containing protein; its protein translation is MTFSTQVNEEADNFSWWIEIQLHDCFQPENYSNLMSGFDFCVSVLNIVHRQQEWRVFQSLIQECGWLFAYDDICIICDRPLHLRFDNQNRLHAEGEPAIEFIDGYSLYSYHGVTLPEKYGKIHPQQWQSQWLLTEENAELRRVLIQGIGYARICQELQAIELDFWKEYTLLKIDNDVDEEPIYLLKMTCPSTSFIHALRVPPNMNSAREAICWVNWGIDPEEFTVQT